One window of Mauremys reevesii isolate NIE-2019 linkage group 4, ASM1616193v1, whole genome shotgun sequence genomic DNA carries:
- the MDK gene encoding midkine gives MQVRGLFLLLVLILLAAASEAGKNKKDKVKKNGSECEDWRWGPCTPNSKDCGVGYREGTCKEETKRLKCKIPCNWKKEFGADCKYKFESWGGCDAATGLKARSGTLKKALYNAECQETIQVTKPCSPKTKSKSKARKGKGKD, from the exons cctcctggtgCTGATCCTCCTGGCTGCAGCCTCTGAGGCTGGTAAAAACAAGAAAG ACAAGGTGAAGAAGAACGGCTCCGAGTGTGAGGATTGGCGctgggggccctgcaccccaaacagcaAAGACTGTGGTGTGGGCTACCGCGAGGGGACCTGCAAGGAGGAGACTAAGAGACTCAAGTGCAAGATCCCCTGCAACTGGAAGAAGGAGTTTGGAG CTGACTGCAAGTACAAGTTTGAGAGCTGGGGCGGGTGCGATGCTGCCACAGGTCTAAAGGCCCGTTCAGGTACCCTGAAGAAAGCCCTGTACAATGCCGAGTGTCAGGAGACCATTCAAGTGACCAAGCCCTGTTCTCCCAAGACCAAGTCAAAATCCAAAG CCaggaaagggaaggggaaggacTAG